The Rhodopirellula islandica genome segment TGTCGTTGAAATCAAAGACGGCGATCCGATTCGCTGCGACCGAGTCCTGCTCGCGACCGGGCGTGCTCCCGCGACCAAGAATCTGGGACTCGAAAACGCGGGCGTGAAATTGGATGAGCGTGGCTTCATCCAAGTCAACCATCAGTTCGAAACCTCCGTTCCTGGCATCTACGCCATCGGCGATTGCATCGGAGGCGCCATGCTGGCTCACAAAGCGATGGAAGAAGGCGTCGTCTGCGTCGAACAGATGGCCGGGATCGCTTCGGAAATGAACTACGAAGTCATCCCCGCGATCGTCTTCACTCATCCCGAAATCGCGATGGTCGGCAAAACCGAAGAAGAACTCAAGGAAGCCGGCATCGACTACAAAAAGGGTGTTTGCCCTCTGGGTGCCAACGGACGCGCCCGGACGCTGGGTGACATTGACGGCCGCGTCAAAGTCCTGGCGGACGCCACGACAGACCGAGTCCTCGGCGTGCACATCATCGGCCCGCGTGCCGGTGACATGATCGCCGAAGCCGCTGCGGCCATGGAATTTGGTGCCAGCAGCGAAGACATCGTGCACACTTGCCACGCTCACCCGACGTTGTCCGAAGCGGTGCACGAAGCCGCGATGGCCATCGACGACCGAGCGATCCACACGGCGTGAGTGGGCCCACTCAATCCGGATGGCTGAGACGCCTGTACGCCCGCGTCGTGTTCCTCCCGACGCTGTGGTGGAACATGCTGCTCGGACGGGTCCTCAAGGTTCGCAATTGGTTCGACTGGATCGATCCCTTGGTGATTGTCGGCGCTCGCCCATTCGCTCGCGATGTCGCGGAACTGGCAAAGCTCAACGTTGGCGGAGTCGTCAACACTTGCGAGGAATACTGCGGCCCGGTCGAGGAGTATGCCAAGCACGGCATCGAACAACTGCACCTGCCGATCACGGACTTCACTCACCCCAGCCTGCAAGACGTCACGACCGGAGTCGCCTTCATTCAGCGTCATGTTGAAAACGGCAAAGCGGTCTACATCCACTGCAAAGCCGGACGGGCTCGCAGCGCCACGATCGCGATCTGCTGGCTGATCGCTCACAAAGGCATGACACCCGACCAAGCCCAAGCGTGGCTCTTGGAAAAACGACCGCACATCAACCCGCGTCTGACCCAACGACCGGTCGTGCAACAGTTCGCGCGCGAGCTTCAAACCGCCGCCAAATGAGCAACCAAAGCGTCAATGGTGACGGCTTGTCGACTCAGTTCTCAACGACGTTTCAACGCATGTAGGATGGGCACTCTTGCCCGTCCGAGTCGGCCAAGCCCCCCATCACAACCCGACGCGTGAGCGAGGGACTCCCCAAGATCCCACGCCGGCCCCATCCGGGGCGAACCCCAGACGACAGCCACCATTCGCGTCACGCTGCTCAACGACATCGAACCAAACACGCAAACATTTGGGGACAAATGTTCTACTCTGCAGCGACCTGCCGAACACCGCGTCGGACGATACCGTGCCGTTTTGCCCCTCTTCCTTCTGTCACGCCATAGAATGACGGGCTCCTTCTGTTTCCCGAATCAATGGAGCCCAACGTGTTGAAACGCATTGCCTGCCAATCATGCCTGCTTGCTGCTGTCATCAGTGCCTCCGTGCTGTCGTACCCTGGATCTGCTTGCGCCGCCGATGGCGTCGACACTCGGTCGAAGTTGACTGTGCAAGCAACGGCTGACTCCAAGGTCGCCCCCGACAGTGTCACCCTTCGTTTCGCGATTGAATCACGTGAAGAAAAGGTCACCGACGCGGCCCAAAAGACCTCTGAGCAGATCGCTCAAGTCGTGCAGTTTCTGAAGGACCAAGGGATCGAAGCCAAGGACATTCGGACAGAATCGATTGTCCTTTCACCGATCTACCCACAAGGTCAAAAGGGTCAGTATTCGAAGCAACGTTCATCGATGCAGGCATCCCAAGGACTCAGCGATCTTTTTGGTGACTCGACACCACAACGAGCGACCCAAACCGAAGCTCCCCAGCCGAGTGTTCGCGATGAGTTGCAGCAGAACCAACCCATCGGATTTTCCGCCAGCCGCCAACTGACGATCATGGTCCGAAACATCAAGCAGTTTGAAACGGTCTACACCGGAATCCTGGAACGCGGAGTCAACTCCATCGCTGGGATCCAGTGGCTGAACTCTGATCAAGTCCAACATCGCCGCGCCGCTCGCATCAAAGCGATTGCTGCCGCTCGCGAAAAGGCCAACGACATGGCCGGGGCCCTCGATGCCAAGGTCGCTCGCGTGCTAAGCGTTCAGGAAACCTCCCGAGGCTCCGATCCATTCAGCAACAGCATGCAGTTGTTTGGAACCGAATCATCGGGCAACTCCATCGAAGCTGGCCTGATGACACTCTCCGCATCGGTGCAAGTCGTTTTCGAACTCAGCGACACCGAGTTCGAAAACGAGTGATCTGTTCATCTCAATCCGAGGGCAACGAAACTCGTCAACCGTTTCGTTGATCGCTCAATCCAAGGGTAGCGAAACTCGTCAAGAGTTTCGTCGATCGCGGGAAAACCGAAAGTCTTGACGACTTCCGCTACGACGGGAACCTACTTTTC includes the following:
- a CDS encoding phosphatidylglycerophosphatase and protein-tyrosine phosphatase 1 family protein; amino-acid sequence: MSGPTQSGWLRRLYARVVFLPTLWWNMLLGRVLKVRNWFDWIDPLVIVGARPFARDVAELAKLNVGGVVNTCEEYCGPVEEYAKHGIEQLHLPITDFTHPSLQDVTTGVAFIQRHVENGKAVYIHCKAGRARSATIAICWLIAHKGMTPDQAQAWLLEKRPHINPRLTQRPVVQQFARELQTAAK
- a CDS encoding SIMPL domain-containing protein, encoding MLKRIACQSCLLAAVISASVLSYPGSACAADGVDTRSKLTVQATADSKVAPDSVTLRFAIESREEKVTDAAQKTSEQIAQVVQFLKDQGIEAKDIRTESIVLSPIYPQGQKGQYSKQRSSMQASQGLSDLFGDSTPQRATQTEAPQPSVRDELQQNQPIGFSASRQLTIMVRNIKQFETVYTGILERGVNSIAGIQWLNSDQVQHRRAARIKAIAAAREKANDMAGALDAKVARVLSVQETSRGSDPFSNSMQLFGTESSGNSIEAGLMTLSASVQVVFELSDTEFENE